From Mucilaginibacter gotjawali:
CTTTTTTCAATATGCCGAAATACACGCAAGTAATTATATTCCGCTGAGCGCAAGCCTGCTTGCGGGTTACCGCGGCAATCAAAGTATCCCGGGGGCAACTTATACAGTAGCCTGCAGTTTGGTTTATGTGGAATATGTGCTGGATAGCTTTGTTACCTCGCCGATCTCGGCCGACTTCTTAACCAAATTCGATCAGGACTGCGCCACGGCGCGAAGCGCCGGTGTAAAACTGATCCCGCGTTTTATCTATACCAACACTACGCACGGTGGCACTTGCCCCGAGCAATCAATCTGCACCCCATATGGTGATGCGACAAAGGCGGTGATATTGAATCATATCAGCCAGTTAAAGCCCTACCTGCAAAAGGATGCAGATGTAATTGCTTGTATGCAGCTTGGTTTTATAGGCATTTGGGGAGAAAATTACTACACCGATAATTTCGGTGATGCCTCAAGCAACGGACAGGGCAAACTATTGGACAATAACTGGCAGGACCGCATTGATGTGTTAAAGGCGCTTTTGGCGGCGTTGCCTGCTGACCGGATGGTGCAGGTCCGTATTCCGCAGCTCAAGGAAAGATATGTATATGGTATCAACGCTAATGTAAATTCTGCAGCGATGACTGATGCGGAAGCCTTTACTGAAACGGATAAAGCCCGCATTGGCTTTCATAACGATTGCTTTTTATCGGGTACTAATGACGAGGGCACTTATTTTGACTATGGCAACTCATCAACCCCGGAAGCCGATGCTACAACAGCTTTAAGGAATTTCGAGAAGTATGATACCAAATATGTTGCGGTTGGTGGCGAAACCTGCACCAATGGCTACACCCCGCAAAATGAATGCGAGCCCACGGGCATAGCCAAATCAGAGTTTGAAAGATTTCATTACAGTTT
This genomic window contains:
- a CDS encoding DUF4832 domain-containing protein encodes the protein MKNSIIVAALLFALSSCSKKETVVKTPVDTSAIVTYTESSQDIVNPERGFFQYAEIHASNYIPLSASLLAGYRGNQSIPGATYTVACSLVYVEYVLDSFVTSPISADFLTKFDQDCATARSAGVKLIPRFIYTNTTHGGTCPEQSICTPYGDATKAVILNHISQLKPYLQKDADVIACMQLGFIGIWGENYYTDNFGDASSNGQGKLLDNNWQDRIDVLKALLAALPADRMVQVRIPQLKERYVYGINANVNSAAMTDAEAFTETDKARIGFHNDCFLSGTNDEGTYFDYGNSSTPEADATTALRNFEKYDTKYVAVGGETCTNGYTPQNECEPTGIAKSEFERFHYSFLNAVYNLDLNNNWVTGGCMDSIKQKLGYRFVLRKAEFPTSASASGNISVNLTIANIGYASPYNPRPVQLILRNQTSGNVFVAAFKTDIRKWYTGTINLQQTLALPAGITAGNYDVLLNMPDNAPTLNTNPNFSIQLANNNTWESNTGYNKLQGVIAIK